Proteins from one Prosthecobacter sp. genomic window:
- a CDS encoding 3-hydroxyacyl-CoA dehydrogenase NAD-binding domain-containing protein, translated as MKTLLLDRPSVIHDPPHVLEGIVHGHPIPAKHFRLDVDHDGIAWLVFDSPKSSANVWNEETLREFNHHLESLEHDTRVKALVLRSAKDRIFVAGADLKAIRSMPHARVNDLIWLGQAVFDRLARLPVPKIAAIHGACMGGGFEVTLACDWRIASDHESTKIGLPETQLGILPAWGGSTRLPRLIGVRKALDLITSGKLLSASAAKHAGLVSHVVAPEHLETLARRLAREKRPEPRFRLENLFSPIIRRFATKKALAKTRGLYPSITKAIEVVTHAVHGEIDEGLLLEREAVAELIKGNDSARLIDLFFKREEANKRPAVVGTAIPIHDAVVIGAGVMGSGIAHVLASRGVRVLMTDVTSDSLARGLERIHGLVSEAARRRLVTKVQARDTLDRINTTHTPVPLNRHHLVIEAATESMDLKKKIFADLAARVSSDTILATNTSALSVAELAKTVPHPERVIGLHFFNPVHRMPLVEIITLPETAPDVLATAVSFVQKLGKTPVVVKDSPGFLVNRILVPYLMEAVRLYEKGIPVKDIDEAMLEFGMPMGPMRLLDEIGLDVAMHVAKTLADAFPDRFPKSDALDKLVAAGHLGKKTGQGFYRYENGKEISPATHFDLPRHESIRTNLALLLSQEAMRCLKEGIARTAADIDLAMVLGTGYPPFRGGPITFARDTGMIDY; from the coding sequence ATGAAAACGCTCCTTCTTGACCGCCCCTCCGTCATTCACGATCCTCCGCATGTGCTGGAGGGCATCGTCCACGGTCATCCCATCCCCGCGAAGCACTTCCGGCTCGACGTGGATCACGACGGTATCGCCTGGCTTGTTTTCGACTCACCCAAGTCCTCCGCGAATGTCTGGAATGAGGAAACGCTGCGTGAGTTCAACCACCACCTGGAATCTCTCGAACATGACACCCGCGTGAAGGCTTTGGTGCTTCGCAGTGCCAAAGATCGTATCTTTGTGGCTGGTGCGGACCTCAAAGCCATTCGCAGCATGCCGCATGCCCGCGTGAATGATCTCATCTGGCTCGGGCAGGCTGTGTTTGACCGCCTCGCACGGCTGCCTGTGCCGAAAATCGCCGCGATTCACGGCGCATGCATGGGCGGCGGCTTTGAAGTCACCCTCGCGTGCGACTGGCGCATCGCCAGCGATCACGAATCAACGAAGATCGGCCTGCCGGAGACACAGCTCGGCATTTTGCCCGCCTGGGGCGGTTCCACGCGGCTGCCGCGGCTGATTGGTGTGCGCAAGGCGCTCGATCTCATCACCAGCGGCAAACTGCTCAGCGCCTCTGCGGCGAAACATGCGGGCCTCGTCAGCCATGTCGTGGCTCCCGAGCATCTCGAAACACTCGCCCGCCGTCTCGCACGCGAAAAACGGCCTGAACCTCGGTTCCGCCTCGAAAACCTCTTTTCGCCGATCATCCGCCGTTTCGCCACGAAGAAGGCTTTGGCGAAAACGCGCGGGCTTTATCCCTCGATCACAAAGGCCATCGAAGTCGTCACTCATGCTGTGCATGGTGAAATCGACGAGGGTTTGCTCCTGGAGCGTGAGGCCGTGGCGGAACTCATCAAGGGCAACGACTCGGCCCGGCTCATCGACCTTTTCTTCAAGCGCGAAGAAGCCAACAAGCGTCCCGCTGTCGTTGGGACGGCGATTCCCATTCACGATGCCGTGGTCATCGGCGCTGGCGTGATGGGATCGGGCATCGCGCACGTACTAGCTTCGCGTGGCGTACGGGTCCTTATGACGGACGTCACCTCCGACAGCCTCGCGCGTGGCCTGGAACGAATTCATGGCCTCGTTTCAGAAGCCGCGCGCCGCAGGCTGGTCACGAAGGTGCAGGCCCGCGATACACTCGACCGCATCAACACCACGCACACGCCCGTGCCGCTGAATCGTCATCATCTCGTCATCGAAGCGGCCACGGAGAGCATGGATCTGAAGAAAAAAATCTTCGCTGATCTCGCCGCTCGTGTTTCGAGCGACACCATCCTCGCCACAAACACCAGCGCACTGTCTGTCGCTGAACTCGCGAAGACCGTGCCGCATCCTGAGCGCGTCATCGGCCTGCATTTCTTCAATCCTGTGCATCGCATGCCACTGGTGGAAATCATCACGCTGCCGGAGACCGCACCCGATGTGCTCGCCACCGCAGTGAGCTTCGTGCAGAAGCTCGGCAAGACGCCCGTGGTTGTCAAAGACAGCCCCGGCTTCCTCGTTAACCGCATTCTTGTCCCTTATCTCATGGAAGCCGTGCGTCTGTACGAGAAGGGCATTCCGGTGAAGGACATCGACGAGGCCATGCTCGAATTCGGCATGCCAATGGGCCCGATGCGCCTTCTCGACGAGATCGGCCTGGATGTGGCCATGCATGTGGCCAAAACACTCGCCGACGCCTTCCCGGATCGTTTTCCGAAGTCCGATGCGCTCGACAAGCTCGTCGCCGCCGGCCATCTCGGCAAAAAAACCGGCCAGGGCTTCTACCGCTATGAAAACGGCAAGGAAATTTCACCAGCCACGCATTTTGACCTGCCGCGGCATGAGAGCATTCGGACCAATCTGGCGCTCCTGCTCAGTCAGGAGGCCATGCGGTGTCTCAAAGAAGGCATCGCTCGCACCGCCGCCGACATCGACCTCGCGATGGTTCTCGGCACCGGTTACCCGCCGTTCCGCGGCGGTCCCATCACTTTCGCCCGGGACACGGGCATGATTGATTATTGA
- a CDS encoding acyl-CoA dehydrogenase family protein — protein MKTTLEETKTLIDTSRMNAGQRAALEMAEAARDERRNTGLAAGIFFGEPNFDKLLPFPKQSVEDYDQGDAFLHRLEAVLDKFADPDAIDATGEIPDELLNELAKIGAFGIKIPVKYGGLGLSQTNYSRSAMLLGSRCGNLAALLSAHQSIGAPQPLILFGTEEQKAKYLPRCARGEISAFALTENDVGSDPARMKTEAVLDGDEYVLNGEKLWCTNGTKAGMIVVMAKTPLLGKPHATSAFIVETSWPGVEIIHRSRFMGLKALYNGVIRFENVRVPAVNVLGGVGRGLKVALTTLNTGRITLPAACTGLSQRCLDISTRWARSREQWGQPIGRHAAIADKISRMAADTFAMESVVRYVSALVDKDKHADVRLEAAIGKLWGSEKSWRIMDDTMQIRGGRGFETAQSLKARGEVPEPVERLFRDSRINTIFEGSSEIMRLFIAREALEPHLRLGAEAVNSTLPWKARVKAGMRAARFYAIWYPMKWLPFGSGDAKEHLHPALQGDLDAVARLGRKLARDLFLAMALNGPKLEKRQVLLGHFVDVGAELFVWSCTLAHAESRFTDSSMPEVEIDKLVRLVKFFGKVTRERIAASFAKLRVGLDSESWKVAQEV, from the coding sequence ATGAAAACAACTCTGGAAGAAACCAAAACGCTCATCGACACCTCCCGCATGAACGCGGGCCAGCGTGCCGCGCTTGAAATGGCGGAAGCCGCCCGCGACGAGCGGCGCAACACCGGTCTCGCCGCCGGCATCTTCTTTGGCGAGCCGAACTTCGACAAGCTGCTGCCGTTTCCAAAGCAAAGCGTCGAAGATTACGACCAGGGCGATGCCTTTCTGCATCGTCTCGAAGCTGTGCTCGACAAATTTGCCGATCCCGATGCCATCGACGCCACGGGGGAGATTCCAGACGAGTTGTTGAACGAACTCGCCAAGATCGGGGCCTTCGGCATCAAGATTCCGGTCAAATATGGAGGCTTGGGGCTGTCGCAGACGAATTACTCGCGCTCTGCGATGCTGCTCGGCAGCCGATGCGGCAATCTGGCGGCATTGCTGTCCGCGCATCAGTCGATTGGAGCTCCGCAGCCGTTGATTTTGTTCGGCACGGAGGAGCAGAAGGCGAAATACCTGCCGCGTTGCGCACGTGGCGAGATCAGCGCGTTTGCGTTGACCGAAAACGATGTCGGCTCCGATCCGGCGCGGATGAAGACGGAGGCTGTGCTTGATGGCGATGAATACGTCCTCAATGGCGAGAAGCTGTGGTGCACGAATGGCACGAAGGCCGGAATGATCGTGGTGATGGCGAAAACGCCGCTGCTTGGCAAACCGCATGCCACTTCGGCTTTCATCGTTGAAACAAGCTGGCCAGGCGTCGAAATCATTCACCGCAGCCGCTTCATGGGCCTCAAGGCGCTCTACAACGGGGTCATTCGTTTTGAAAACGTGCGCGTGCCGGCGGTCAATGTGCTCGGGGGTGTGGGTCGCGGCCTCAAAGTGGCATTGACGACGTTGAACACGGGACGCATCACGCTTCCGGCCGCCTGCACGGGCTTGTCACAGCGCTGCCTCGACATCAGCACGCGCTGGGCGCGAAGCCGCGAGCAGTGGGGACAGCCGATAGGCCGCCATGCGGCCATCGCGGACAAGATCAGCCGCATGGCCGCCGACACTTTTGCGATGGAGAGCGTCGTGCGTTATGTCTCTGCTCTTGTGGACAAGGACAAGCATGCTGACGTGCGCCTCGAAGCTGCCATCGGCAAATTGTGGGGCAGCGAGAAGTCATGGCGCATCATGGATGACACGATGCAGATTCGCGGCGGGCGCGGTTTTGAAACGGCGCAATCGCTCAAGGCGCGTGGCGAAGTGCCGGAGCCGGTGGAACGTCTGTTCCGCGACTCACGCATCAACACGATTTTCGAGGGCAGCAGCGAGATCATGCGTCTCTTCATCGCTCGCGAGGCGTTGGAGCCGCATTTGCGGCTGGGCGCTGAAGCGGTGAACTCGACGCTGCCGTGGAAAGCCCGTGTGAAGGCCGGAATGCGTGCCGCGAGGTTTTACGCGATTTGGTATCCAATGAAATGGCTGCCGTTTGGTTCTGGTGATGCCAAGGAACATCTGCATCCTGCCTTGCAGGGTGATCTCGATGCCGTTGCCCGGCTTGGTCGCAAGCTGGCACGTGATTTGTTCCTCGCGATGGCCCTCAACGGCCCGAAACTCGAAAAGCGGCAGGTTTTGCTCGGCCACTTTGTTGATGTTGGAGCAGAACTCTTCGTGTGGAGCTGCACTTTGGCGCACGCTGAGTCCAGATTCACGGATTCGTCGATGCCAGAGGTCGAAATCGACAAACTGGTGCGCTTGGTGAAGTTCTTTGGCAAAGTCACCCGCGAGCGCATCGCGGCGAGCTTTGCCAAGCTGCGCGTCGGGCTCGATTCCGAGAGCTGGAAGGTGGCGCAGGAAGTTTAG
- the mscL gene encoding large conductance mechanosensitive channel protein MscL, with product MLKEFKAFILKGNVIDLSTGVIIGAAFTGIVTAFSKGIVEPMLALFGGGPSPKLTIPIKETMVEVAKLGADGKPVMDSGKAVMETVPKIIELDLGLIMGAVISFLITAAVVFFVIVKPINKLMALTKKKEAEAPPPVPAADIVLLTEIRDLLKK from the coding sequence ATGCTCAAAGAATTCAAGGCATTCATCCTCAAAGGCAACGTCATTGATCTCTCCACTGGTGTGATCATTGGCGCGGCGTTCACCGGCATCGTCACGGCTTTTTCGAAAGGGATCGTGGAGCCAATGCTGGCGCTGTTTGGCGGTGGTCCGAGTCCCAAGCTGACAATCCCGATCAAGGAAACGATGGTCGAGGTGGCAAAGCTGGGCGCGGATGGAAAGCCGGTCATGGATAGCGGCAAGGCGGTGATGGAAACGGTGCCCAAGATCATCGAGCTCGATCTCGGCCTTATCATGGGTGCTGTGATCAGCTTTCTCATCACGGCGGCGGTTGTCTTTTTTGTGATCGTGAAGCCAATCAACAAGCTGATGGCACTGACGAAGAAAAAAGAAGCCGAGGCGCCGCCGCCTGTGCCTGCCGCAGACATTGTGTTGCTCACGGAAATCCGCGACCTGCTGAAAAAATAG
- the dnaB gene encoding replicative DNA helicase, protein MADTSPTSAAPPVSASGASTPSRGPENFKKRNEIPSAEELLASFNRALPFSDEAEKGVLSCLLQDPVERLSECRVTLPALAFYHDANRTIYEKLLEFYDKNLPVDPVTLTHALRDQNLLDKVGGAAAISELFAFVPIPSHFPYYKKIVLDKHILRELIHASSLNIHHAYEHGKEQMDENIDTVIDHAEQRVLAVRESVGAQEGIKSLSTHVMDAIDSIQYMLEHPGQLRGLSTGYSKLDAMSSGLQGGEMFVIAARPSMGKTSLAMNIVEHIAVDCNTPCAVFSLEMSATMLVRRLLVSRARLSMQDLSRGLLSRAQQDALAKATRDLQKAQIFIDETPGLDIMEMRAKSRRLKKQHGIQMIMIDYLQLVTSGSRRAKDNRQIEIAEISAGIKGLAKELNVPIIVLAQLNRAVESRKGQRPVLSDLRESGSIEQDADVVGLLTRSDYAGAKMEVEDEEAEEKKKGEAMLIIAKNRNGPTDDVPLRFIDHAMRFVERSEEAESP, encoded by the coding sequence ATGGCCGACACTTCTCCCACCAGCGCTGCCCCCCCCGTCTCTGCCAGTGGTGCCTCCACTCCTTCGCGAGGCCCGGAAAACTTCAAAAAACGCAACGAAATCCCCTCCGCAGAGGAACTTCTCGCCTCCTTCAACCGCGCCCTGCCCTTCAGCGATGAGGCCGAGAAAGGCGTGCTTTCCTGCCTGCTCCAAGATCCCGTCGAGCGCCTCAGCGAATGCCGCGTAACGCTTCCCGCGCTCGCGTTTTACCACGACGCCAACCGTACCATCTACGAGAAGCTGCTGGAGTTTTACGACAAAAACCTGCCCGTCGATCCCGTCACGCTCACCCACGCGCTACGTGACCAGAACCTGCTCGACAAAGTCGGCGGTGCTGCCGCGATTTCGGAGCTTTTCGCCTTCGTTCCGATCCCCTCGCATTTCCCATATTATAAGAAGATCGTTCTCGACAAGCACATCCTGCGTGAACTCATCCACGCCAGCTCACTGAACATCCATCACGCCTATGAGCACGGGAAGGAGCAGATGGATGAGAATATCGACACGGTCATCGACCATGCCGAGCAACGCGTGCTTGCCGTGCGTGAATCCGTCGGCGCTCAAGAGGGCATCAAATCGCTCTCCACGCACGTCATGGATGCCATCGACAGCATCCAGTACATGCTGGAGCACCCCGGCCAGCTCCGCGGCCTCTCCACAGGCTACAGCAAGCTCGACGCGATGAGTTCCGGCCTGCAAGGCGGTGAAATGTTCGTCATCGCTGCACGCCCGTCGATGGGTAAAACCTCGCTCGCGATGAACATCGTCGAGCACATCGCCGTGGACTGCAACACACCCTGCGCCGTCTTCAGTCTCGAAATGAGCGCAACGATGCTTGTCCGTCGTCTCCTCGTCTCCCGCGCACGTCTGAGCATGCAGGATCTCTCCCGCGGCCTCCTTTCTCGTGCTCAGCAGGATGCGCTCGCCAAAGCCACGCGAGATCTGCAAAAAGCACAGATCTTCATCGATGAAACGCCCGGTCTCGACATCATGGAGATGCGCGCCAAATCACGCCGCCTCAAAAAGCAGCATGGCATCCAGATGATCATGATCGATTATCTTCAGCTCGTCACCAGCGGCAGTCGTCGTGCCAAAGACAACCGTCAGATCGAAATCGCCGAAATCTCCGCTGGCATCAAAGGCCTCGCCAAAGAACTCAATGTTCCCATCATCGTCCTCGCCCAGCTCAACCGCGCCGTCGAATCCCGCAAAGGCCAGCGCCCCGTGCTCTCCGACCTCCGCGAATCCGGCTCCATCGAGCAGGATGCCGACGTCGTTGGCCTCCTGACCCGTTCCGATTACGCGGGAGCCAAGATGGAAGTCGAAGACGAGGAAGCCGAGGAAAAGAAAAAGGGCGAGGCCATGCTCATCATCGCCAAAAACCGCAACGGCCCCACCGACGACGTCCCGCTTCGCTTCATCGACCACGCCATGCGTTTCGTCGAGCGCAGCGAAGAAGCCGAGTCGCCATAG
- the dnaN gene encoding DNA polymerase III subunit beta yields MKFTISKESFLGAINQVQHVVSSRTTLAILSNVLLKAKDGMLELTTTDLDVGVTCSVPAEVDEPGATTLPARRLATIIRELPSEEIEVKVDEKNVASIRSGPSYFKVLGLTSEEFPALPRFDDAREFRIEQQVLRDCLRKTSYAISTDETRYVLNGILFSFKDNALTMVATDGRRLAMVEQELEFPQSQEIDIIVPTKAVNELSRLLGDSGEVAIRVTGSQVGFDLGDSLLVSKLIDGNYPNYRQVIPGESKERIPLEREAFLRAISRVSLLVTEKSNSIKFIFTPGSVEIVASSPDVGEARETLAINYKGASITIAFNPEFAMAPLRNLSADEVHLHLIDEISPGVLRSGTNFLYVLMPMRVNA; encoded by the coding sequence ATGAAGTTCACCATCAGCAAGGAATCCTTCCTGGGAGCCATCAACCAGGTTCAGCACGTGGTCAGTTCGCGCACCACACTCGCCATTCTCTCCAATGTCCTGCTCAAGGCGAAGGATGGCATGCTCGAACTCACCACCACCGATCTCGATGTCGGTGTGACCTGTTCAGTGCCTGCCGAGGTCGATGAGCCCGGCGCCACCACCCTCCCGGCACGCCGGCTGGCCACCATCATCCGCGAACTCCCGTCGGAGGAAATTGAAGTGAAGGTCGATGAGAAAAACGTCGCCTCCATCCGCAGCGGTCCCAGCTATTTCAAAGTGCTCGGCCTTACCAGCGAGGAATTCCCCGCGTTGCCCCGCTTCGATGATGCGCGTGAGTTCCGCATCGAGCAGCAGGTGCTGCGCGATTGCCTGCGCAAGACCAGTTACGCCATTTCCACTGACGAAACGCGCTACGTGCTCAACGGCATCCTGTTCTCCTTCAAGGACAACGCCCTCACGATGGTCGCCACTGATGGCCGCCGCCTCGCGATGGTCGAGCAGGAGCTGGAGTTCCCGCAGAGCCAGGAAATCGATATCATCGTGCCCACCAAGGCCGTGAACGAGCTTTCCCGCCTGCTGGGCGACTCTGGCGAAGTGGCCATTCGTGTCACCGGTTCTCAGGTCGGTTTCGATCTCGGCGACAGCCTGCTCGTCAGCAAGCTCATCGACGGCAACTACCCGAACTACCGTCAGGTCATCCCCGGCGAATCGAAGGAGCGCATCCCGCTGGAGCGCGAGGCTTTCCTCCGGGCCATTTCACGTGTGTCATTGCTCGTCACGGAAAAATCCAATTCGATCAAATTCATCTTCACGCCCGGCAGCGTCGAAATCGTTGCTTCCTCGCCTGATGTGGGTGAGGCGCGTGAAACGCTGGCCATCAATTACAAGGGCGCGTCGATCACCATCGCCTTCAATCCGGAGTTTGCGATGGCTCCGCTGCGAAACCTGAGTGCCGACGAGGTTCATCTGCATCTCATTGATGAAATCAGCCCCGGCGTGCTGCGCAGCGGCACGAACTTCCTCTATGTGCTGATGCCCATGCGTGTGAACGCCTGA